One genomic region from Terriglobus aquaticus encodes:
- the rnc gene encoding ribonuclease III, whose translation MAKRKADKPGVPTDSGVPAKGADRRAPAPSSPVPTPLEDRLQYHFRDKALLELALTHRSVAEEQGRNETDADNEQLEFLGDSILDLHVTELLLERFGHRREGDLTRMRAMLVSREALSQVGVRLQLGEALRLGADLEATGGRQKTSLLANAVEAVLAAIYRDAAPDGHLAVAPLIRREIFEPHLPDLLRIAEDGANFGIMGDWKSALQELLQARGVGVPTYRNAAELGETQADRRFVEEVLLGEQVLGRGEARNRKAAQKAAAAEAFRLLQAEPLTLAAAADSATGREQAQ comes from the coding sequence ATGGCGAAGCGCAAAGCGGACAAACCTGGCGTGCCGACCGACTCTGGCGTGCCAGCCAAAGGCGCTGACCGCCGTGCGCCCGCTCCTTCGAGTCCGGTCCCAACCCCGCTCGAGGATCGCCTGCAGTACCACTTCCGCGACAAAGCCCTGCTCGAACTCGCTCTCACCCACCGCTCCGTCGCAGAAGAGCAGGGTCGCAACGAAACCGACGCCGACAACGAACAGCTTGAGTTCCTCGGCGATTCCATCCTCGACCTCCACGTCACCGAGCTCCTACTGGAGCGCTTCGGCCATCGCCGCGAAGGCGACCTCACGCGCATGCGCGCCATGCTGGTCAGCCGCGAAGCCCTCAGCCAGGTCGGCGTGCGCCTCCAACTCGGCGAGGCCCTCCGTCTCGGCGCGGACCTGGAAGCCACCGGCGGTCGCCAGAAGACCAGCCTCCTCGCCAACGCCGTAGAAGCCGTGCTCGCCGCGATCTACCGCGACGCCGCGCCCGACGGCCACCTCGCCGTTGCCCCGCTCATCCGCCGCGAAATCTTCGAGCCGCACCTGCCCGACCTGCTTCGCATCGCCGAAGACGGTGCTAACTTCGGCATCATGGGCGATTGGAAGTCCGCCCTGCAGGAGCTGCTGCAAGCCCGCGGCGTTGGCGTTCCCACCTACCGCAACGCCGCGGAACTCGGCGAGACCCAGGCCGACCGCCGCTTTGTCGAAGAGGTTCTCCTCGGTGAGCAGGTCCTCGGTCGCGGCGAAGCCCGCAACCGCAAAGCCGCCCAGAAAGCCGCCGCTGCCGAAGCCTTCCGCCTCTTGCAGGCTGAGCCCCTCACCCTGGCCGCTGCAGCGGACTCCGCCACCGGCAGGGAACAGGCGCAATGA
- a CDS encoding ROK family protein, whose protein sequence is MASIRTVGLTLSKRIVAGLVDEAGVAGKLRGYPADEEYDDALVEMPREHLLEAMCEQIIAVVNGAPAEGAVSEGIGLVHDQGSRDNGPASIDAVGVALPGIVRNGVVEDAPNVPQLKGVRIAAELGQMLRDHGVDAPITALNDADAVAAGLAATQGKLQQLIRVWTVGTGIGFGRYPMIDGIGEGGHTVVTLDERESYCGCGGKGHIEGIMGHRAMRLRFLDMEPEDVFAAAENGDKRCLEFKRLWHRALAAGTATSIHMTGAGKFYVTGYNVRFLDLPLLHHYIEQMVRMSPLQGFSVEIRPEDVRTEVVGAAVIARQAALASTESLAEAARA, encoded by the coding sequence ATGGCAAGCATCCGCACGGTAGGTCTCACTCTTTCCAAGCGCATCGTCGCCGGCCTCGTGGACGAAGCGGGCGTCGCAGGCAAGCTGCGCGGCTACCCCGCCGACGAGGAGTACGACGACGCCCTGGTCGAAATGCCGCGCGAACACCTGCTCGAAGCCATGTGCGAGCAGATCATCGCAGTCGTCAACGGCGCGCCCGCGGAGGGCGCCGTCAGCGAAGGCATCGGCTTGGTTCACGATCAGGGCTCGCGCGACAACGGCCCAGCCAGCATCGATGCCGTCGGCGTAGCCTTGCCGGGCATCGTCCGCAACGGCGTTGTCGAAGACGCGCCCAACGTCCCGCAGCTCAAAGGCGTGCGCATTGCCGCGGAACTCGGCCAGATGTTGCGCGACCACGGCGTCGACGCTCCCATCACCGCGCTCAATGACGCAGACGCCGTCGCCGCCGGCCTCGCCGCCACCCAGGGCAAGCTGCAGCAACTCATCCGCGTCTGGACCGTCGGCACCGGCATCGGTTTCGGCCGCTACCCCATGATCGACGGCATCGGCGAAGGCGGTCACACCGTCGTCACCCTCGACGAGCGCGAGAGCTACTGCGGCTGCGGCGGCAAGGGCCACATCGAAGGCATCATGGGCCACCGCGCCATGCGCCTGCGCTTCCTCGACATGGAACCCGAGGACGTCTTCGCCGCCGCCGAAAACGGCGACAAGCGCTGCCTCGAGTTCAAGCGCCTGTGGCACCGCGCCCTGGCCGCCGGCACCGCCACCAGCATCCACATGACCGGCGCCGGCAAGTTCTACGTCACCGGCTACAACGTCCGCTTCCTCGATTTGCCGCTCTTGCACCACTACATCGAGCAGATGGTCCGCATGAGCCCACTGCAGGGCTTCAGCGTCGAGATCCGCCCCGAAGACGTCCGCACCGAAGTCGTCGGCGCCGCCGTTATCGCCCGCCAGGCAGCCCTGGCCAGCACCGAATCCCTCGCCGAAGCTGCCCGCGCCTGA
- a CDS encoding YXWGXW repeat-containing protein, which yields MISRSSMSRIGRFALTAALLTPLALVSTAEARASISLGISISVGTPPPPLPVYVQPPLPAPGYIWTPGYWAWGDAGYYWVPGTWVLPPQEGLLWTPGYWGYAGNVYGWHPGYWGPHVGFYGGVNYGFGYGGVGFFGGEWRGNSFFYNRAAANVTNVHVTNVYNNTTVIQNNTIINNNHVAYNGGPNGIQRQPTIAEQNWARDQHFNPTQNQMQHQQFAAQDRAQLAAVNGGRPQTFATPNPGAYHQVAQQHMQAQPISAQDRQMGRSFNTAAFQSRQANQDQRIANGLRSGQMTSGEAAQANRMQAGINQQVRTDRQANGGAPLNQQQRQGINQQQNALGRQIYNDNHNGNAVRPNSVDNREANQDQRIANGVRSGQMTNGEAMRAQQRQGFVDQQVHNDRVANGGRMNQPERQQVQREQNHASQQIKQENHNDRRR from the coding sequence ATGATTTCGCGTTCCTCTATGTCCCGGATTGGGCGTTTTGCTCTGACGGCAGCGCTGTTGACACCGCTGGCGCTGGTAAGCACGGCGGAGGCTCGCGCCTCGATCTCGCTTGGCATCAGCATTAGCGTGGGCACGCCGCCGCCGCCGTTGCCGGTGTATGTGCAGCCGCCGCTGCCCGCGCCTGGTTACATTTGGACGCCGGGCTACTGGGCCTGGGGTGACGCGGGCTACTACTGGGTGCCGGGAACGTGGGTGCTGCCACCGCAGGAAGGCCTGCTTTGGACGCCCGGATATTGGGGCTACGCCGGCAACGTGTATGGCTGGCATCCCGGGTACTGGGGACCGCACGTGGGCTTCTACGGCGGCGTGAACTATGGCTTCGGGTACGGCGGCGTTGGCTTCTTCGGTGGGGAGTGGCGTGGCAATAGCTTCTTCTATAACCGGGCCGCGGCGAACGTGACGAATGTGCACGTGACGAACGTGTACAACAACACGACGGTGATCCAGAACAACACGATCATCAACAACAATCACGTGGCGTACAACGGTGGGCCGAACGGAATTCAGCGGCAGCCGACGATTGCGGAGCAGAACTGGGCTCGCGATCAGCACTTCAACCCGACGCAGAACCAGATGCAACACCAGCAGTTTGCGGCGCAGGATCGGGCGCAACTGGCGGCAGTGAATGGTGGGCGTCCGCAGACCTTTGCGACGCCGAACCCGGGCGCTTATCACCAGGTGGCGCAGCAGCACATGCAGGCGCAGCCGATCAGCGCGCAGGACCGGCAGATGGGGCGCAGCTTCAACACGGCGGCCTTTCAGAGCCGGCAGGCGAACCAGGATCAGCGCATCGCCAACGGTCTGCGCAGCGGACAGATGACAAGCGGCGAGGCGGCGCAGGCGAACCGCATGCAGGCGGGCATCAACCAGCAGGTGCGTACGGACCGGCAGGCGAATGGTGGAGCTCCGCTGAACCAGCAGCAGCGGCAAGGGATCAACCAGCAGCAGAATGCGTTGGGCCGGCAGATCTATAACGACAACCATAACGGCAACGCGGTGCGGCCGAACTCCGTGGACAACCGCGAGGCCAACCAGGACCAGCGGATCGCCAACGGCGTTCGCAGCGGGCAGATGACGAACGGTGAGGCGATGCGCGCGCAACAGCGGCAGGGCTTTGTGGACCAGCAGGTACACAACGACCGGGTGGCAAATGGCGGCCGCA
- a CDS encoding AsmA family protein — MTSHDNNTSEPIEGSDAALDAQPVLSHRTLHRIGWAVVVVLLLVLLTVLPPLLNVNRYQHRVAQAISASIGRPVHFDNIHLHVLPLPGLTIQNFVVEEDPAFGYEPALRANTVEARLRLSSLWRRRVEVSHIKLLAPSINLVRRSDGRWNLQGVVTQAGYLQNAPTSQGRAGAAPRFPYIEATEARINVKASDTKLPWSLLDAKLALWLPDENEWRVRLRGRPLRTDTDVSDVGELELEGSLGRGDAGVLNQPLAISARWSSTPLGEAAKLVVGRDTGFRGAASAELEVRGTPAHMQLSSDLHLHNLRRAEFVPRLPMSLDAHCQADAQGIVRALGNIRCAIPTTSETAGLFQGVFRSHDNAQPTAAPGVVFLQGSIPDLLTLSNATATVDLKEASPSYFLDWSRVLSSRIPESASATGTVNLHADLNGPPQSWTLQVDCRCLLSPAYRTAPAGAPTPSATDAQTASAPADPTTPEPGRAAGTTGQPWIIHLARTPVPTGPESTAEGSESLTITAGLAVSPAPTAQTGIAADRVDPATEVRGQISRQAITMQYPSRSLAQYASSLVPPLGDNLPTPADSTSAQSPVQSVRPWGQAQTWTATVSTTAETKSRRHNRR, encoded by the coding sequence ATGACGAGCCACGACAACAACACATCTGAGCCGATCGAGGGCAGCGACGCCGCCCTCGACGCCCAGCCCGTCCTCAGTCACCGCACGCTCCATCGCATCGGCTGGGCGGTCGTCGTCGTGCTGCTTCTCGTCCTGCTCACGGTCCTTCCGCCGCTGCTCAACGTCAATAGGTACCAGCACCGCGTCGCGCAGGCCATCAGCGCCAGCATCGGTCGCCCGGTTCACTTCGACAACATCCACCTGCACGTGCTCCCGCTACCCGGGCTGACTATCCAGAATTTTGTCGTTGAAGAAGACCCCGCCTTCGGCTACGAACCCGCCCTCCGCGCCAACACGGTCGAGGCCCGCCTCCGCCTCTCCTCGCTCTGGCGTCGCCGGGTCGAGGTCTCCCACATCAAGCTGCTCGCGCCCAGCATCAATCTCGTCCGCCGCTCCGACGGCCGTTGGAATCTGCAGGGCGTCGTCACCCAGGCCGGCTATCTGCAAAACGCGCCCACCTCGCAGGGCAGGGCAGGCGCCGCTCCGCGCTTCCCCTACATCGAGGCCACCGAGGCCCGCATCAACGTCAAGGCCAGCGACACCAAGCTGCCCTGGTCGCTGCTCGACGCCAAGCTAGCCCTTTGGCTTCCCGACGAAAACGAATGGCGCGTCCGCCTCCGTGGCCGTCCGCTCCGCACCGATACCGACGTCAGCGACGTCGGCGAACTCGAACTCGAAGGCTCACTCGGCCGCGGCGACGCCGGCGTTCTCAACCAGCCGCTCGCCATCTCGGCGCGCTGGTCGTCCACTCCGTTGGGCGAGGCGGCTAAACTCGTCGTTGGCCGCGATACCGGCTTCCGTGGCGCCGCATCCGCCGAGCTCGAGGTGCGCGGCACCCCCGCTCACATGCAGCTCTCCTCTGACCTGCATCTCCACAACCTGCGCCGCGCCGAGTTCGTCCCGCGCCTGCCCATGAGCCTCGACGCGCATTGCCAGGCCGACGCCCAGGGCATCGTCCGAGCACTCGGCAACATCCGCTGCGCCATCCCCACCACCTCTGAAACCGCCGGTCTCTTCCAGGGCGTCTTCCGCTCCCACGACAACGCGCAGCCAACCGCCGCGCCCGGCGTCGTCTTCCTCCAGGGCAGCATCCCCGACCTGCTCACTCTGTCGAACGCCACCGCCACGGTCGACCTCAAGGAAGCAAGCCCCAGCTACTTCCTAGACTGGTCGCGCGTCCTCTCCAGCCGCATCCCGGAATCCGCCAGCGCCACCGGCACGGTGAACCTCCACGCAGACCTCAACGGTCCGCCACAGTCGTGGACCTTGCAAGTGGACTGCCGCTGCCTTCTATCGCCGGCGTACCGCACCGCACCCGCCGGAGCACCGACACCGTCTGCCACGGACGCGCAGACCGCATCCGCCCCCGCCGACCCAACCACACCGGAACCGGGCAGGGCCGCAGGCACAACCGGCCAGCCCTGGATCATCCATCTGGCTCGAACGCCCGTACCGACCGGCCCGGAAAGCACGGCCGAAGGCTCGGAATCCCTCACCATCACCGCCGGCTTAGCGGTGTCTCCCGCGCCAACCGCTCAGACTGGCATTGCCGCCGACCGCGTAGACCCCGCAACCGAAGTGCGCGGACAGATCAGCCGACAAGCGATCACCATGCAGTACCCCTCGCGCTCCCTCGCGCAATACGCCAGCAGCCTCGTACCTCCCTTGGGCGACAACCTCCCGACACCGGCAGACAGCACGTCCGCACAGTCACCCGTGCAGTCGGTGCGCCCCTGGGGTCAGGCCCAGACCTGGACCGCTACCGTCTCCACCACCGCGGAAACCAAATCCCGCAGACACAACCGCCGCTAG
- the lepB gene encoding signal peptidase I: MATELQPEPPVVATGPAAPAVVEERRETLPESLAGTAYVFVIGLFLMTFLFQNYAIPSGSMEKTLLIGDHVVVDRSTISPQPFPVGIMHYRAVQRGDIIVFVKPNPESPDLVLVKRAIGLPGDRIHLDHGVLYRNGQRVDEPFISMPKDDGDFSSSYDPYRDDFPRNPGRPPATELWTVDLPNHVQGGDLVVPDHVVFAMGDNRIGSLDSRFWGFVPDNNIMGRPMFVYWSFVTPADQNDKTGASSTAAWVSHVITHFFSDTRWSRTGHITR, from the coding sequence GTGGCCACAGAACTTCAACCCGAACCCCCGGTCGTCGCCACAGGTCCTGCCGCGCCCGCCGTCGTGGAAGAGCGTCGCGAAACCCTGCCCGAATCGCTGGCAGGAACCGCCTACGTCTTCGTCATCGGCCTCTTCCTCATGACGTTCCTGTTCCAGAACTACGCCATCCCGTCCGGCTCCATGGAGAAGACGCTGCTCATCGGCGATCACGTGGTGGTCGACCGCTCCACCATCTCGCCGCAGCCGTTCCCCGTTGGCATCATGCACTACCGCGCCGTCCAGCGCGGCGACATCATTGTCTTCGTCAAGCCCAACCCGGAATCCCCAGACCTCGTGCTCGTCAAGCGTGCGATTGGCCTGCCCGGTGATCGCATTCATCTAGACCACGGCGTTCTATACCGCAACGGCCAGCGCGTCGACGAGCCTTTCATCAGCATGCCGAAAGACGACGGCGATTTCAGTTCCTCATACGATCCGTACCGCGACGATTTTCCGCGGAATCCCGGTCGGCCGCCTGCAACTGAGCTCTGGACCGTCGATCTCCCGAATCACGTCCAGGGCGGCGATCTTGTCGTGCCCGATCACGTCGTCTTCGCCATGGGTGACAACCGCATCGGTTCGCTCGACTCGCGCTTCTGGGGCTTTGTTCCGGACAACAACATCATGGGCCGCCCCATGTTCGTCTACTGGTCCTTTGTCACCCCGGCCGACCAGAACGACAAGACGGGTGCCAGCTCCACTGCCGCCTGGGTCAGCCACGTCATCACCCACTTCTTCTCTGACACCCGCTGGTCGCGCACCGGCCACATCACCCGATAG
- a CDS encoding RNA polymerase sigma factor codes for MPFPRNAGTARVFSPASRVSGGVNASAAASLSAASLAEAVAREQAEIAQGLKQQDPELLDRLIDTYQHRLMRYLSFLTGRRELAEDLFQETWIRVLMRGAQFNGKARFDTWLFTIARNLVIDQSRKRSMASLDEMQDPEADERPFEVATEAPSPYEQFCSRENAAEVSAVLLALQPAYREVLVLRFHEDLPLEEIASVTRAPLSTVKSRLYRGLAALKPELERLRTQRNAAQAAEGLI; via the coding sequence ATGCCGTTTCCCCGAAACGCCGGCACCGCCCGAGTCTTTTCGCCCGCATCCCGCGTCTCTGGTGGTGTGAACGCCTCTGCCGCAGCGTCGCTCTCCGCCGCCAGCCTGGCCGAGGCCGTTGCGCGCGAACAGGCAGAGATCGCACAGGGGCTCAAGCAGCAGGATCCCGAACTCCTCGATCGCCTCATCGACACCTACCAGCACCGCCTCATGCGCTACCTGTCGTTCCTCACAGGCCGCCGCGAGCTGGCCGAAGACCTCTTCCAGGAAACCTGGATCCGCGTCCTGATGCGTGGCGCGCAATTCAACGGCAAGGCCCGCTTCGACACCTGGCTGTTTACCATCGCCCGCAACCTCGTCATCGACCAGTCTCGCAAGCGCTCCATGGCGTCGCTGGACGAGATGCAGGACCCCGAAGCCGACGAGCGCCCCTTCGAAGTCGCCACCGAAGCTCCCTCGCCCTACGAACAGTTCTGCTCCCGTGAGAACGCGGCAGAGGTCTCCGCCGTCCTGCTCGCGCTGCAGCCCGCCTACCGCGAGGTCCTCGTCCTCCGCTTCCACGAAGACCTTCCGCTCGAAGAGATTGCCAGCGTCACTCGCGCTCCGCTCAGCACGGTCAAGTCCCGCCTCTACCGCGGTCTGGCTGCGCTCAAGCCAGAGCTGGAGCGCCTTCGCACTCAGCGCAACGCTGCCCAGGCCGCAGAGGGCCTCATCTAA
- the rlmB gene encoding 23S rRNA (guanosine(2251)-2'-O)-methyltransferase RlmB, whose product MEVLFGVHPVTEAVRSRARDVDHVTLQAGGNPRLAALADLCRANRVRVTQGSRDELSRMTKTEQHGGVVAFLKERKLLALEDLFTRQNGAAHMLLALDGVEDPHNLGALLRSADGAGATGVVLPERRAVGVTGTVAKAAAGATEHVRIAQVTNLVRSLEALKKENVWIVGLDERGTQDYTDFDFRGDFCLVLGREGAGLHDLSRKTCDFLLRIPMAGAVPSLNVSVAGAVVLYEAARQRRVAARPAVAGNEVAAKASKPRKGLGS is encoded by the coding sequence ATGGAAGTGCTGTTTGGCGTGCATCCGGTGACGGAGGCGGTGCGCAGCCGTGCGCGCGATGTGGACCACGTGACGCTGCAGGCGGGCGGCAATCCGCGGCTGGCGGCGCTGGCCGATCTGTGCCGGGCGAATCGGGTGCGCGTGACCCAGGGCAGCCGGGACGAGCTGTCGCGGATGACCAAGACGGAGCAGCACGGCGGTGTGGTGGCGTTTCTGAAAGAGCGCAAGCTGCTGGCGCTGGAGGACTTGTTCACGCGGCAGAACGGTGCGGCGCACATGCTGCTGGCGCTGGACGGGGTGGAAGATCCGCACAACCTGGGAGCGCTGCTGCGGTCGGCCGATGGTGCCGGGGCGACTGGTGTGGTCCTGCCGGAGAGGCGCGCCGTGGGCGTTACCGGGACGGTGGCCAAGGCGGCGGCGGGGGCGACGGAGCACGTCCGGATCGCGCAGGTGACGAACCTGGTGCGGTCGCTGGAGGCGCTGAAGAAGGAAAACGTCTGGATCGTCGGGCTGGACGAGCGCGGGACGCAGGACTACACGGATTTCGACTTTCGCGGCGACTTTTGCCTGGTGCTGGGACGCGAGGGCGCGGGGCTGCACGACCTCTCGCGGAAGACCTGCGACTTTCTCTTGCGCATTCCGATGGCGGGGGCGGTGCCGTCGTTGAATGTGTCGGTTGCGGGCGCGGTGGTGCTGTATGAGGCCGCGCGGCAGCGGCGAGTGGCGGCGCGGCCGGCGGTTGCGGGGAACGAAGTAGCAGCGAAGGCGTCCAAACCGAGGAAGGGTTTGGGATCCTGA
- the lepB gene encoding signal peptidase I, which yields MTPGTPRPEHSGTGLPQAPRAPHKPFAGSPQPLTFRAADLPPHPPAPPPPPVHQRRRGTLLATAFGTVAASLARLTAVALFVITFLVQPTQIPSSSMEQTLLVGDLVLVNKQVFAPAGHWRWLLPYRQPRVGSLVVFHYPVDPDQLVVKRVVAVAGDRIHLRDNTLYRNGEPQAEPYAQYTPAGRSPFRDRFPNLQEADPSAEAPWWIELRSRIRDGELPVPDRSYFVMGDNRNDSLDSRYWGFVHPAAIVGEPLLTYLSIDHQPGQAPHLRRARLGHIVR from the coding sequence ATGACGCCCGGAACACCCCGGCCGGAACATTCCGGCACCGGCCTGCCGCAGGCTCCGCGCGCGCCGCACAAGCCCTTCGCCGGGTCGCCACAGCCGCTCACCTTCCGCGCAGCCGACCTGCCACCGCACCCGCCTGCACCGCCACCGCCGCCGGTCCACCAGCGCCGTCGAGGCACCCTGCTCGCCACCGCATTTGGCACGGTCGCCGCCTCGCTTGCCCGCCTCACCGCCGTGGCCCTGTTCGTAATCACGTTCCTGGTGCAGCCCACGCAGATTCCCAGCAGCAGCATGGAGCAAACCCTGCTGGTCGGCGACTTGGTCCTGGTCAATAAGCAGGTCTTCGCCCCCGCTGGCCACTGGCGTTGGTTGCTGCCATACCGCCAGCCCCGCGTCGGCTCGCTGGTCGTCTTCCACTACCCGGTCGACCCCGACCAGCTTGTTGTCAAGCGCGTCGTCGCCGTCGCGGGCGACCGCATCCACCTGCGCGACAACACCCTGTATCGCAACGGCGAGCCACAGGCCGAGCCCTACGCGCAGTACACCCCCGCCGGCCGCTCACCCTTCCGCGACCGTTTCCCCAATTTGCAAGAAGCCGACCCCTCCGCCGAGGCCCCGTGGTGGATCGAGCTCCGCAGCCGCATACGCGACGGCGAACTCCCCGTCCCCGACCGAAGCTACTTCGTAATGGGCGACAACCGCAACGACAGCCTCGACAGCCGCTACTGGGGCTTTGTCCACCCGGCCGCCATCGTCGGCGAACCCCTGCTCACCTACCTCTCCATCGACCACCAGCCCGGCCAGGCGCCGCATCTTCGCCGCGCCCGCCTGGGCCACATCGTCCGCTGA
- a CDS encoding gluzincin family metallopeptidase, with amino-acid sequence MAAVLVVPVAGAQAGDAAQMPAAPTHQAAAANDAAAVSSGESPVGNAERTALRIENLSLDMHLNADTGAVTTRARMRVRNGGASPMTRVALQVSSALLWQSARLTGGDGGGTALPVRQYRVTTDTDHTGVANELVLALPKALAPGAELNLDLYYGGTLVQSAERLLRIGAPENRAAEADWDGVSPEFVGLRGFGNVLWLPVSAPAAILADGDAFAKAVRAERERTAGATVQMSLALEHTGASPMTAWFVDQPAELRSALQRRDAFMPARHGTDTAGAGTQSAAASQDSGAHEAGEQSGDAQSTEAAGDPDQTEIVTAKWDGIRLDGRPVSLFVMEGDAAGAAEAAAPVRLVGGEAGARSSYASAAGRVAPLLKQWLPLSGGAVLTVLALPSPGTQAFADGDLLVAPTHASDTAALAESLVYPMAAARMPVDAPAWMREGVPEFLRLVYLEQTGGRDRMLAELQGLTPALQTAEAERGMDPAPLRTCVDPVCARDKAGFALMMLRGMVGDAPLAQALQAVLLPGSAADAGVGGEAEGGRALTRRFEAAVQQSSGKDLSWFFSDWFSADRGLPDLQIVQVAPRRIERGATTVTEPVKRGPRLGALGAEPQAEADDPRRSSPTAASRNTAGLPDGSWLVAVEVQNNGDAAVEVPVTVRSAGLQNQLPLRVPAHGRATVRVPFEAAPEEVWVNDGTAPEQHGQTHHRSIEVTRESR; translated from the coding sequence TTGGCCGCAGTTCTGGTGGTGCCGGTTGCCGGTGCGCAGGCGGGTGATGCAGCGCAGATGCCGGCGGCGCCGACGCATCAAGCTGCTGCTGCGAACGATGCTGCTGCGGTGAGTTCTGGCGAGTCGCCGGTGGGCAACGCGGAGCGGACGGCGTTGCGGATCGAGAACCTGTCGCTGGACATGCACCTGAACGCCGACACCGGGGCGGTGACGACGCGGGCGCGGATGCGGGTGCGGAACGGTGGAGCTTCGCCGATGACTCGCGTGGCGTTGCAGGTGAGCTCGGCGCTGCTGTGGCAGAGCGCGCGGCTGACCGGCGGCGATGGAGGTGGGACGGCGCTGCCGGTGCGGCAGTATCGGGTGACGACGGACACGGACCACACCGGCGTGGCGAACGAGCTGGTGCTGGCGCTGCCGAAGGCGCTGGCTCCCGGTGCGGAGCTGAACCTGGACCTGTACTACGGCGGCACGCTCGTGCAGAGCGCGGAACGGCTGCTGCGGATCGGCGCGCCCGAGAACCGGGCAGCCGAGGCGGACTGGGACGGTGTGTCTCCGGAGTTCGTGGGTTTGCGCGGATTCGGCAACGTGCTGTGGCTCCCGGTGAGCGCTCCGGCGGCGATCCTGGCGGATGGCGATGCGTTTGCCAAGGCTGTGCGTGCGGAACGCGAGCGCACGGCGGGCGCAACGGTGCAGATGTCGTTGGCGCTGGAGCATACCGGCGCGTCCCCAATGACGGCGTGGTTTGTGGATCAGCCGGCGGAGCTTCGCTCTGCCCTGCAGCGCCGCGATGCGTTCATGCCTGCGCGGCATGGCACGGATACGGCCGGAGCAGGCACGCAGAGTGCGGCCGCATCGCAAGACAGCGGTGCGCACGAGGCCGGCGAACAGAGCGGCGACGCGCAGAGTACCGAGGCGGCGGGGGATCCTGACCAGACTGAGATCGTGACGGCGAAATGGGACGGCATCCGGCTGGACGGACGGCCCGTGTCGTTGTTTGTGATGGAGGGCGATGCAGCGGGAGCAGCCGAGGCGGCTGCGCCGGTGCGGCTGGTGGGCGGCGAGGCCGGTGCGCGCAGCAGCTACGCGAGTGCCGCGGGACGCGTTGCGCCGCTGCTGAAGCAGTGGCTGCCGCTGTCTGGCGGCGCGGTGCTGACGGTGCTGGCGCTTCCCTCGCCCGGGACGCAGGCGTTTGCGGACGGCGATCTACTGGTCGCTCCGACGCATGCGAGCGACACGGCAGCGCTGGCGGAGTCGCTGGTGTACCCGATGGCTGCGGCGCGGATGCCGGTGGACGCCCCGGCGTGGATGCGGGAGGGTGTTCCGGAGTTCCTGCGGCTCGTGTACCTGGAGCAGACGGGCGGACGCGACCGCATGCTGGCGGAGTTGCAGGGGCTGACTCCCGCGCTGCAGACCGCCGAGGCGGAGCGCGGCATGGATCCGGCACCGCTGCGCACCTGCGTGGACCCGGTGTGTGCGCGCGACAAGGCAGGGTTTGCGCTGATGATGCTGCGGGGTATGGTGGGCGACGCTCCGCTGGCGCAGGCGCTGCAGGCGGTGCTGCTGCCCGGGAGCGCGGCGGATGCGGGCGTGGGCGGCGAAGCGGAGGGTGGACGGGCGCTGACGCGGCGGTTTGAAGCGGCGGTACAGCAGAGTTCGGGCAAGGATCTGAGCTGGTTTTTTTCAGACTGGTTCAGCGCGGATCGCGGTCTGCCGGATTTGCAGATTGTGCAGGTGGCGCCGCGGCGGATTGAGCGCGGAGCCACGACCGTGACGGAGCCGGTGAAGCGCGGGCCACGGCTGGGGGCGCTGGGAGCGGAGCCTCAGGCGGAGGCAGATGATCCGCGCAGGAGCTCGCCGACCGCGGCCAGCCGCAACACCGCCGGCCTGCCGGACGGATCGTGGCTGGTGGCCGTGGAGGTGCAGAACAACGGCGATGCTGCCGTGGAGGTGCCGGTAACGGTGCGATCTGCCGGGCTGCAGAACCAGCTGCCGCTGCGGGTGCCGGCGCACGGGCGGGCCACGGTGCGGGTGCCGTTTGAGGCAGCGCCCGAAGAGGTCTGGGTGAATGACGGGACCGCGCCGGAGCAGCATGGGCAGACGCACCACCGTTCGATCGAGGTGACGCGGGAGAGTCGTTGA
- a CDS encoding DUF3761 domain-containing protein — MRTGIWLGIAAAVALTAGTQAQAPQGSTALCKDGTYSQAATRKQACKANGGVKTWFPTDGGADKAPAGTLNAAPGADQANMDGMTQKAPKRPARPTPAALPNGGTTRPQAPGAGPGLVWVDAKTNRYYCAADPNYGRTKTGKYVSESDAKTSGASIAKNQNCSVQ, encoded by the coding sequence ATGAGGACTGGGATCTGGTTAGGGATTGCGGCAGCGGTGGCGTTGACGGCAGGGACGCAGGCGCAGGCGCCGCAGGGTTCGACCGCGCTGTGTAAGGACGGCACGTATTCGCAGGCGGCGACGCGGAAGCAGGCGTGCAAAGCAAATGGCGGCGTGAAGACGTGGTTCCCGACGGACGGCGGCGCGGACAAAGCGCCCGCGGGGACGCTAAACGCGGCTCCGGGGGCAGACCAGGCGAACATGGATGGCATGACGCAGAAGGCACCGAAGAGGCCGGCGCGGCCAACTCCGGCAGCTCTGCCGAACGGTGGGACGACGCGGCCTCAGGCTCCCGGCGCCGGGCCCGGCCTGGTGTGGGTGGACGCCAAGACGAACCGGTACTACTGTGCCGCCGATCCGAACTACGGCCGGACCAAGACGGGCAAGTATGTGTCGGAGTCGGATGCTAAGACGAGCGGAGCGAGCATCGCGAAGAACCAGAACTGCTCCGTGCAGTAA